In Crinalium epipsammum PCC 9333, the genomic window TCCATTACGCCGTCGGTGATTTCTTCTCCTCGATGAGCGGGTAAACAGTGAAGTACAATTGCGTCTGAATTGGCACTGCTTAATAGTTGTTCATTAACTTGGTAAGGTTGAAAAATAGGAATGCGATCGCCAGCCTGATCTTCTTGCCCCATACTTGCCCAAACATCGGTATAAATTACAGAAGCTCCTTTAACTGCGGCTTGAGCATCTTGAGTAATAATTACTTCTGTACCCTTAATAGCAGCAATTTCTTCTGCTTGCTGCACAATTTGCTGATTTGGCTGAAATTTATCTGGGGTGGCGATTCTAACATTCATTCCCACTAAAGCACACCCTAACAGCAGCGAGTGGGCAACATTATTGCCATCGCCTAAATAAGTTAATGTCAGATTTTCCAGTGAACCAAAGGATTCCTGAACAGTTAATAAATCTGCCAAAATTTGACAAGGATGCTCTAAATCTGTTAAAGCGTTAATAATGGGAATCTGAGCATAATTGGCAAAAGTCTGTAAATCCTCCGGCTCAAATGTCCGAATTGCTAGAATATCAAGATAGCGATCTAATACTCGTGCTGTATCTGCCAAAGGTTCCCCTCGGCTTACCTGGGTAACGTTTGGATTGAGATCGATTACTTGACCGCCTAATTGGTACATCGCTACAGTAAAACTGACACGAGTTCGGGTAGAAGCTTTATAAAACAATAGTCCCAGCACCTTATTACACCGCAGGTTAACTGCACCAGATTTCAGCTTTGCTGCTAGATCTAATAGTTCGTGGATTTCATCAGTGGTTAAGTCTGCCAAACTTAATAAATCTCGTCCTTTTAATACTTCCATGCTTTTACCCAAGAACTAAATTTCAATGCAAATAAGAGAGATTGTCACTTAAGTAACTAGAAAAGGTAAAGACAGAATAAAACATTTATGCCTTTTGAGCTTTTACTTTTTCACGATTCCTCAGTTAAAGTAACAAATTACTATTCCTAATTTTCCAAGTAAAGACGCGCTGTTTTCAGGTCAAGACGTGCTACAGCACGTCTCTACATTTATAGTGTGACCATCTTAGTCACTGGAATATATGACCTATGACCTAAGACGCTTAAAACCTCTTAGGTGATTAAATCCCCTATTAGCTTTAACTACTGACATGATCGCTACTGAAACTAGATCTCCTCGGTGGGCGCGGCTGATTCCTAAGCTTAATCCGCCTACTATGCCACTAAAAGCTAAATTAGGAATTGTACTGCTAAATTTAGGCTGTTTAATACTTCCAGGCGTAGCATCCAAGCCTGTTTTAAGTGCTGAAAAGCTCTATGTCACTTATGGACCGCTTGATTTTTCTTTGCCTGTTTCTGCATTGGAAGCGTATGCCAGGGAAGGTAAAATTGAACCCGAATTTGCTTTCTACACTCGGTTTTTTGATCAAAAACAGCTTGAGCAATTACGCCGTGTACTCGTGAGGCGAGCGAAAATAAGTCCGGTAAGAATTTCCCAGATTCTATATTCGCCTACTGGAGAAATTTTGCTGGGACGAATTGGGGAGGTAGTTCAAACTAAAGCTAATCAACCAGGTTTTTATGCGATTCGGGCAGCGATGATTCAGGCTGCTGCTTCTCCCGAAGGTTTGACACCGTTAAATGTCCTGAAAAAGTTTCCCACTTATGGGATTAGGATTAATACGGAGCGAGGGTTTCAGGTTATTGATGAGTTAAATAACCTGATTGGTGAATCTCAAAACGCGATCGCAGCAATTGAACAAGTTGCTACAACTGAAGCATCCGCCCAATCCCTAGTAGATTTCTCTGGGTTACCAGATATTAGGAAACCAGGATCATTTACCTGGAAAAAGCAAACAATTAATTTGAATGACATTCGTCGTCGGCGCATTTTTCCAGTAGATATTTATTTACCCCAAGGTCCCAATCAGCGCCCTCTACCTGTGGTAGTAATTTCTCATGGATTGGGAGATGATCGTGAGACATTTGGGTATTTAGCACAACATTTAGCTTCCTACGGATTTGCTGTTGCTGTACCAGAACATTCTGGTAGCAATACCAAGAGAATAGAATCTGTACTTAGTGGTTTTTCTAGATCTTTGGTTGTTCCTAGCGAGTTGGTTGATAGACCAATAGATATTAAGTATTTATTGGATCAATTGGATAGATTGTTTCCAAAACAGTTAAATTTGCAACAAGTTGGTGTTGCTGGTCAGTCTTTTGGAGGCTACACCAGTTTAGCTTTAGCTGGCGCGAAGCTGAATTTTGAGCAACTGCAAAAAGATTGCGCCAACTCGCAAGATTCTTTAAATGTATCTTTAATACTGCAATGTAGCGGGCTGGTGTTACCACCAAATAATTATCAGTTGCAGGATGAACGAGTTAAAGCTGTGAGCGCAATTAACCCTGTTTCTAGCAGTTTGTTTGGAGAAAGTCAAATCAGCCAAATTAAAATTCCGACGATGATTGTTTCTGGTAGTGCTGATACAGTCACTCCAGCTTTTTCAGAACAGATTAAACCTTTTACTTGGCTAACTACTCCTGAGAAATTTTTAGTATTACTGAAAGGAGGCACTCATTTTTCGGTTTTGAAGGAATCAGAAGGCGTTGTACCCTTACCTGCTCAAGCACTTGGCCCTGACCCAAAGATTGCTTATGAATATATGAAGGCGTTAAATTTAGCTTTTTTCAAAACTTATATAGCTGGAGAGTTACCATATAAAGCTTACTTGAATGCTGGTTATGCTCAATTGATTAGTCAATATCAAATTCCTTTAAATCTTGTGCAAAATATCACTCCACAACAGCTAACCGAAGGGGATGCTCAACCTACACCAGCATCATCCCCAGAAGCATCTCCTTCCCCCTCTCCCTCTCCCTCACTTTCACCTACGCCTTAATGAACCGCAGGGGCAAATAAGCGCTTTTGAGGTTTTTTAACACACTAAATACATAAGTTAAATATATGCGATCGCAGACTAAATTTCTTAGCTTCCTTATCTTTAGCCTAGTAGTTACTGCCAGCTATACCTTACCCGCAGCAGCAAATTCTTCTGGCGATACAAATTTTATTGGAGGTAGCAATAACGCCATCCAAAATCAACCGCTTCAAGCAACTCAGTTATTTAAGCAAGGAGTTGAGCAATATCGCAGCCATCAATATCAAGATGCCTTAAATACTTATCAACAAGTGCTAAAAATTTATCGAGAAGTTGGCGATGAAGCTGGAGAGTCAAGAACACTCCACAACCTGGGGATAATTTCTTTCTATCTCAAAGAACCCGCACAAGCAATAGAGTTGTTGCAGCAATCATTAAACATTCGTGAAAAAATTAATGACAAAGTAGGAACAGCGCGTTCCCTTGATAACATTCGTAAAATTAAAATGTTACAGACTCAGACTATGGTATCACCATCAAGTGAAATCAGTTTGATTTTTGATGAAGATGACAAACCTGCTTTGCGTTCATTAGACTCATCTACTGGTGATAAAAATATCATCCCTGAGTCTAACGATCCTGTTACACCGCCAAGCGATGAAAAGGAGGTATTATTTATCTGGTAAGTAGCTGGGCAGAAATCAACGTAACTTTCCGCCTAGTCATCGGTCATTGATAATTGTTAATTAATAATTAATAATTGTTAATTGTTAATTGTTAATTGTTAATTGTTAATTATGATGGCTAATTCTGAGTGGTTAGAAATTGGGACAATTGTTGCGCCTCAAGGTTTAAACGGCGAGATGCGGGTTTATCCTACTTCTGACTTTCCTGAAAGGTTTGAGGAACCAGGAACACGCTGGCTGTTAAAACCAGGGGAAACTGAACCTCAACCAATTGAATTGTTGGGGGGTTATTATCTTGCTGGAAAAAATTTATATGTAGTGGAATTAGCTGGAATAGAGGATCGTAGCCAAGTCGAGGAGTTACGAGGTTATCAATTAATGGTACCAGAGAGCGATCGCCCTACGCTGGCAGAAGACGAATATCACATTATAGATTTGGTTGGTGCAGAAGTATTTAACCAGCTTACAGGGGAAAATTTAGGGGTAGTAGTCTCTGTTATCTCAGCAGGGAACGATTTGTTGGAAGTGAAGCGACATCAAACATCAGCATCTACTTCACAATCTGATAGCAAACAAAAATCAGCTAAGACAGTGTTAATTCCATTTGTAAAAGAAATTGTCCCTGTAGTAGATATCATACAAAAACGAATTGAAATTAATCCTCCCCCTGGCTTATTAGATTTGGCATAGGAATCAATTATCAATTGACCAATGAGCATAAGTCGATAAATTTTGTACTTCATCTGCGTAGCCTACGGCGATCGCACAGCTATCTTGAATGGAGCCAGAGGACTCCCACTACACCCGTAGGGTTAGTGGCGAGATGAATGGCGACCAAACTATATAAATTGAGCGAAGCGAATCCTTATTCCGGTGTCGCTTGTTGCTCGACATATTTTTTTAATTGTTCAATTGTAGCACCTCCACAACTAGCTACAAAATAAGAACCAGTCCAGAAATAGGGTTTGTTATAGAAATATTTTGAGGCTAACCAGGGATATTCTTTACGGATTAATCTGCTGCTAACTGTTTTTAAGTTCCCGATTAATGTGGATAATGGTATATCTGGCTTATAGTCAATCAACAAATGAACATGATCTGACTCTCCCTTAAATTCTAGTAGTTCTGATTCCCACTTATTTAAGGTTTGTTTTAAGATTTCTAGAGAGCCGTGTTAAGATTTCGGCATTAATTGCACATCTACGATATTTTACCACGAGAACAACGTGAGCGTTAAGTTTGTAAACAGACCTAAAACCGTGATGATATGAGGTTGACATCTTTAAGCGTCAAGTGTTAATATATAGATAAGTTTAGCTCAAAAGAACTGATGTTAGACGTACTCAAGGTGAGAATTTATCCAAATAAGGGGCAGCAACAAGCATTAGCCAAAAGCTTTGGTTGTTCTAGATTTGTATTTAATTATTACCTGAACAAAACTAACACTCAGTATGAAGAAACGGGTAAGGGTATGAGCTATTACGACATGGCTAAAGACCTTACTCAACTCAAAAAGCTATCTGATTATGAATGGTTAACAGAAGTAACTGCTGCTACATTACAACAAACACTTAAAAACTTAGAATCAGCTTTTAAGAACTTTTTTAGTAAAAGAGCAAGATTCCCTAAGTTTAAAAGTAAACATAGAAAGCAATCAATTCGTTATCCTGAAAGCTGTTCAATTAAAAATGGTGGTTTAAAACTTCCAAAACTTGGCATTGTTAAAGCAAACATTTCAAAAAGTATTAACGGTAAAATTAAGTCTGTAACTGTTTCTCAAACCAGTACAGATAAATATTTTGCTGCAATTTTATTTGAAACTGATGATTTAACAACTAACAAGAAAGGGAAAATCACAAGCATTGACTTAGGTTTAAGTAATTTAGTTACTACTTTTGATGGAAAAGATTTTGATAAAGTTGATCCGATTAAACCTACCAGGAAATATGCTAAACGTTTAAGACGTAGACAACAAGCATTATCCAGAAAGAAAAAAGGGTCTTTAAATCGTCAGAAACAGGTTAAGAGAGTTGCTAGAGTTCACGAAAAAATAGCGAAAACAAGACAAGATTTTCTCCATAAGCTCTCAAGAAAATTAGTAGACGAAAACCAAGTCATTATAGCTGAGAACCTTTGTATTAAAGGATTAGCACGTACCAAACTAGCGAAATCAATATTAGATGCTGGTTGGGGAATGTTGCTTAATTTTATCAGCCATAAACTAGATAGAGAGGGAGCAATATTTGTTCAAGTTGACAGATTCTTTCCTAGTAGCAAGCTTTGTAATAGTTGTAAAGTTAAGAACAATTCATTAAATCTCAGTATTCGTGAATGGGTTTGTCCTGAATGTAAAACTCACCACGATAGGGATGAAAATGCAACACAAAATCTTAGGGAAGAGGGCATAAGAATTCTGTTAACAAATACCGTAGGACATACGGAAATTCAAGCTTGTGGAGAAACTGTAAGACTTAATGGTGCTTGCATCAAAGAGCAAGTTTCAGTGAAGCAAGAATCTCCCGTCACAGCGCAAGCTTGACGGGGGAGTGTCAAAGCCTTCACCAACGCTATTGACAGTATGACGACGTTCCTTACAGACTCCGCTGACATTGCCAGAATTCATTTCTCTTCAAGGCTGAATTTGAAGCAGCGTAGCGAATTGTGTCAGTTTTTGACTCCAGCCCCAGTTGCCCGTTTTATGGCAAAACAATTTAGCAATTTATCGGGTCATGTCAGTCTTCTAGATCCTGGGGCAGGAGTTGGGGTGTTAACTGCTGCCTTTGTAGAGCAATTATTGGCAAATCCTAATCAGGTTGAGAGTTGCTTCATAACAGCGTATGAAGTTGAATCAACCTTTCTCTCATCTCTAAAACAATGCCTGACAGAGTGTTGTACAGTTTTAGAATACAGAGGAATTAAAGCAAATTATTGTTTATACAACAAAAGCTTTATAGAAGCTGCTACCGAAAAAAAATCGCCGTTTTTTACTGCTTCTTATACCAGTTTTACTCACGCGGTTCTTAATCCGCCCTATAAGAAAATTAATAGTAAATCAATTGAAAAGGAAATTCTTTTAAGCCTTGGAATTGAAACTGTTAATTTATATAGCGCATTTGTTTGGATTACTATGTTGCAGCTTATTGATGATGGAGAGATAGTTGCCATCACACCCAGAAGTTTTTGTAATGGTACTTATTTTCGTCCTTTCCGTAAAGCTTTTTTAGGAAATATGAAACTGTCAAAACTTCATATTTTTAAGAGCCGTACAGCCACCTTTTCAGAAGATAAAATATTACAAGAAAATATTATTTTTCATGCTGTTAAAACAAAAAATAAGCCCGACAATATAGAAATTACCAATATTTCCGAGAATGAGTTAGAGGGATTTTCCGAATTTAGATGTGTTCCTTACAGGGAAGTTATTGAAAGCAATGATTCAGAGATGTTTATTCATATCGTTACCAACTCTCTTGAAGATTCTTTGAGATTGCAAATGGATAAATTCTCATCCACATTAGAAGAACTTGGTTTAGAAGTATCGACAGGTCCAGTTGTAGATTTTCGCCTTAAATCAGCTTTGAGAAATTGCTTAAATGAGCAAAGTGTTCCACTGCTTTACCCTGAATCTATCAAAGCAGGTGAAATTTTGTTCCCACCTAGCAATCCTCGTAAGCCGATCGCGATTGAACAAAATCAGGAAACAGCAAAGTGGTTAGTTCAACCAGGTTGGTATGTTTTAATAAAACGCTTTTCTGCCAAAGAAGAGAAGCGTCGCATTTCTGCTGCTGTATGTTCCCCTATAGATGCACCAGCACTAGGTATAGAGAATCACCTTAATTACTACCATGCTAAAGGTAAAGGGATCAATCCCGACCTTGCACGAGGTTTAGCGGCATTCCTCAATTCAACCTTGTTTGATAGTTATTTCCGTCAGTTTAATGGGCATACACAGGTCAATGCCACAGATTTGCGTAGAGTTAAGTACCCTTGTAAAAATGAATTAATCGAGTTAGGAAGCCAAATTGGTGACTCTTTTTTTGACCAATTACAAATTGATACAGTGGTACATAAAACTTTGTCGATTATGAGCGAAGCAACCAGAGCAGTTCAGGCTAGTAAACGGATTGAGGAGGCACTTGCTATTCTTAAAGATATTTCTGCTCCAAGGGAGCAGCAGAACGAACGCTCGGCACTTTGCTTGCTCGCATTGGCAGACATTCAACCTGAAACCCCTTGGAGACAAGCGACAGCACCAAGAGGTAGAATTACTGAAATGATGGATTGGTTTCGCGATCGCTACGGTAAACAATATGCACCAAATACACGCGAAACAGTCCGACGAAAAACGATGCACCAGTTTGTGCAGATGGGTATAGTTGTTGAGAATCCAGATCAACCAGAGCGACCAATTAATAGTCCCAAGTGGTGTTATCAGCTTCATCAACAAGCATTGTCACTTTTGAAATCCTATGGTTCTGCACAGTGGGAAGAGGCTCGCCGAAATTATGCTGTTTCAGTCACAAATTTATTGCAGGACAGAAATCGAAACATACCGTTGATTCCCATAAGTTTGCCTGATGGTCAAGCAATTCAACTTTCATCAGGTGGACAAAATATATTGATCAAAGACATTCTGGAAAGCTTCTGTCCTAGATTCACACCTGGAGGTGTAGTTTTGTATGTAGGTGATGCTGGAGATAAATTTATTATTAATGAAAGTCAGAAGTTCCGAGAAATGGGGGTTGAGTTAGATCCTCACGGTAAAATGCCAGACGTTGTAGTTCACTATACACCCCAAGACTGGCTTGTATTGATAGAAGCTGTCACCAGTCATGGTCCAGTTAATTTAAAACGCCACAATGAATTAAAGCAACTTTTTGAGTCGAGCCGTAAGGGGCTAGTTTTTGTTACTGCTTTCCCAAGCCGTAAGGAAATGACTCGGTATCTTGCTGAGATTTCTTGGGAAACAGAAGTTTGGGTGGCGGATCAGCCCGATCATATGATTCATTTCAATGGCGAGAGATTTCTGGGACCCTATGAAAGTGAATACTTGTAGCTGTCGCTGATCTCGTCGATGTTGCGATTTTTAAGTACTGTTTACTATCACTGAGCAGATATATTTATTTTTGAGATTGCAGACTTTTGCTCATTGATCTATTAATTTTTACCCACGATTATTTATCTAGCAAAAGCAACTGCTGGTTGGGGTCTAGTGTGGCGTGGTAGTTGCTGTGACAAGATAATTGGCACTTCTTGACGACAAGATGTGCATACCCAATACAAACCGTTTTGGCGGACATGACGCAGTAATAAGCCACTACACATAATACAAGTTTGTGGCTCTGCGTTTAGT contains:
- a CDS encoding tetratricopeptide repeat protein codes for the protein MRSQTKFLSFLIFSLVVTASYTLPAAANSSGDTNFIGGSNNAIQNQPLQATQLFKQGVEQYRSHQYQDALNTYQQVLKIYREVGDEAGESRTLHNLGIISFYLKEPAQAIELLQQSLNIREKINDKVGTARSLDNIRKIKMLQTQTMVSPSSEISLIFDEDDKPALRSLDSSTGDKNIIPESNDPVTPPSDEKEVLFIW
- the argF gene encoding ornithine carbamoyltransferase, which gives rise to MEVLKGRDLLSLADLTTDEIHELLDLAAKLKSGAVNLRCNKVLGLLFYKASTRTRVSFTVAMYQLGGQVIDLNPNVTQVSRGEPLADTARVLDRYLDILAIRTFEPEDLQTFANYAQIPIINALTDLEHPCQILADLLTVQESFGSLENLTLTYLGDGNNVAHSLLLGCALVGMNVRIATPDKFQPNQQIVQQAEEIAAIKGTEVIITQDAQAAVKGASVIYTDVWASMGQEDQAGDRIPIFQPYQVNEQLLSSANSDAIVLHCLPAHRGEEITDGVMEGKQSRIWDQAENRMHAQKALLVSLLGAD
- a CDS encoding RNA-guided endonuclease InsQ/TnpB family protein — its product is MLDVLKVRIYPNKGQQQALAKSFGCSRFVFNYYLNKTNTQYEETGKGMSYYDMAKDLTQLKKLSDYEWLTEVTAATLQQTLKNLESAFKNFFSKRARFPKFKSKHRKQSIRYPESCSIKNGGLKLPKLGIVKANISKSINGKIKSVTVSQTSTDKYFAAILFETDDLTTNKKGKITSIDLGLSNLVTTFDGKDFDKVDPIKPTRKYAKRLRRRQQALSRKKKGSLNRQKQVKRVARVHEKIAKTRQDFLHKLSRKLVDENQVIIAENLCIKGLARTKLAKSILDAGWGMLLNFISHKLDREGAIFVQVDRFFPSSKLCNSCKVKNNSLNLSIREWVCPECKTHHDRDENATQNLREEGIRILLTNTVGHTEIQACGETVRLNGACIKEQVSVKQESPVTAQA
- a CDS encoding BsuBI/PstI family type II restriction endonuclease, whose protein sequence is MTTFLTDSADIARIHFSSRLNLKQRSELCQFLTPAPVARFMAKQFSNLSGHVSLLDPGAGVGVLTAAFVEQLLANPNQVESCFITAYEVESTFLSSLKQCLTECCTVLEYRGIKANYCLYNKSFIEAATEKKSPFFTASYTSFTHAVLNPPYKKINSKSIEKEILLSLGIETVNLYSAFVWITMLQLIDDGEIVAITPRSFCNGTYFRPFRKAFLGNMKLSKLHIFKSRTATFSEDKILQENIIFHAVKTKNKPDNIEITNISENELEGFSEFRCVPYREVIESNDSEMFIHIVTNSLEDSLRLQMDKFSSTLEELGLEVSTGPVVDFRLKSALRNCLNEQSVPLLYPESIKAGEILFPPSNPRKPIAIEQNQETAKWLVQPGWYVLIKRFSAKEEKRRISAAVCSPIDAPALGIENHLNYYHAKGKGINPDLARGLAAFLNSTLFDSYFRQFNGHTQVNATDLRRVKYPCKNELIELGSQIGDSFFDQLQIDTVVHKTLSIMSEATRAVQASKRIEEALAILKDISAPREQQNERSALCLLALADIQPETPWRQATAPRGRITEMMDWFRDRYGKQYAPNTRETVRRKTMHQFVQMGIVVENPDQPERPINSPKWCYQLHQQALSLLKSYGSAQWEEARRNYAVSVTNLLQDRNRNIPLIPISLPDGQAIQLSSGGQNILIKDILESFCPRFTPGGVVLYVGDAGDKFIINESQKFREMGVELDPHGKMPDVVVHYTPQDWLVLIEAVTSHGPVNLKRHNELKQLFESSRKGLVFVTAFPSRKEMTRYLAEISWETEVWVADQPDHMIHFNGERFLGPYESEYL
- the rimM gene encoding ribosome maturation factor RimM (Essential for efficient processing of 16S rRNA), which produces MMANSEWLEIGTIVAPQGLNGEMRVYPTSDFPERFEEPGTRWLLKPGETEPQPIELLGGYYLAGKNLYVVELAGIEDRSQVEELRGYQLMVPESDRPTLAEDEYHIIDLVGAEVFNQLTGENLGVVVSVISAGNDLLEVKRHQTSASTSQSDSKQKSAKTVLIPFVKEIVPVVDIIQKRIEINPPPGLLDLA
- a CDS encoding alpha/beta hydrolase codes for the protein MIATETRSPRWARLIPKLNPPTMPLKAKLGIVLLNLGCLILPGVASKPVLSAEKLYVTYGPLDFSLPVSALEAYAREGKIEPEFAFYTRFFDQKQLEQLRRVLVRRAKISPVRISQILYSPTGEILLGRIGEVVQTKANQPGFYAIRAAMIQAAASPEGLTPLNVLKKFPTYGIRINTERGFQVIDELNNLIGESQNAIAAIEQVATTEASAQSLVDFSGLPDIRKPGSFTWKKQTINLNDIRRRRIFPVDIYLPQGPNQRPLPVVVISHGLGDDRETFGYLAQHLASYGFAVAVPEHSGSNTKRIESVLSGFSRSLVVPSELVDRPIDIKYLLDQLDRLFPKQLNLQQVGVAGQSFGGYTSLALAGAKLNFEQLQKDCANSQDSLNVSLILQCSGLVLPPNNYQLQDERVKAVSAINPVSSSLFGESQISQIKIPTMIVSGSADTVTPAFSEQIKPFTWLTTPEKFLVLLKGGTHFSVLKESEGVVPLPAQALGPDPKIAYEYMKALNLAFFKTYIAGELPYKAYLNAGYAQLISQYQIPLNLVQNITPQQLTEGDAQPTPASSPEASPSPSPSPSLSPTP